A region from the Candidatus Magasanikbacteria bacterium genome encodes:
- the rplL gene encoding 50S ribosomal protein L7/L12, with protein MTEEKKVEETVEVTPVEETKVEETSVEVPAKFADLVKTIETLSVIELSELVKVLEDKFGVSAAAPAMMMAGPALGGAEAPAVEEKSEFNVELTDFGATKIAVIKAVKVITGLGLADAKGLVDNAPSVIKENVKKEEAEAMKAQIEEAGGKVELK; from the coding sequence ATGACAGAAGAAAAAAAAGTAGAAGAAACAGTAGAGGTAACTCCTGTAGAAGAGACAAAAGTTGAGGAAACTTCAGTAGAAGTTCCTGCAAAATTTGCAGACTTGGTAAAAACTATCGAAACATTGTCTGTAATTGAGTTATCAGAACTTGTAAAAGTTTTGGAAGACAAATTTGGAGTAAGCGCAGCTGCTCCTGCAATGATGATGGCTGGTCCTGCACTTGGTGGTGCTGAAGCACCTGCAGTAGAGGAAAAGTCTGAATTTAATGTAGAATTAACTGATTTTGGTGCAACTAAAATTGCAGTAATTAAAGCGGTTAAAGTTATCACAGGTCTTGGACTTGCAGATGCAAAAGGGTTGGTAGATAATGCTCCATCTGTAATCAAAGAAAATGTTAAAAAAGAAGAGGCCGAAGCAATGAAAGCACAAATTGAAGAAGCTGGTGGAAAAGTTGAACTTAAGTAA
- the rplJ gene encoding 50S ribosomal protein L10: MAKTRQQKESTMERLTDGIKNSKSVVFANFQGLTVGQTDELRDKCRVEGVKCLISKKTLVKKAAAEAGLEIDSKIFDGGVAVFFGTNDEVAPAQIVSNFAKDYEIVKVFGGVLEGKFIEALQVEALAKLPSKQQLYAQLVGTINAPISGFVNVLAGNLRSVVNVLNAIKDSKSEA; the protein is encoded by the coding sequence ATGGCAAAAACTAGACAACAAAAAGAAAGTACAATGGAACGTTTGACAGACGGAATTAAAAACTCTAAATCAGTTGTTTTTGCAAATTTTCAAGGTTTGACAGTGGGTCAGACAGATGAATTGCGAGACAAGTGTAGAGTAGAGGGTGTTAAATGTTTAATTAGTAAAAAAACTTTAGTCAAAAAAGCTGCAGCTGAAGCTGGCTTGGAAATCGATTCAAAGATTTTCGACGGTGGTGTGGCAGTATTTTTTGGAACAAACGACGAAGTTGCACCTGCACAAATAGTTTCAAATTTTGCAAAAGATTATGAAATTGTTAAAGTTTTCGGTGGAGTTTTGGAGGGAAAATTCATTGAAGCACTCCAAGTAGAGGCACTTGCTAAATTACCTAGCAAACAACAGCTTTATGCTCAGTTGGTTGGTACAATTAACGCTCCAATTTCTGGATTCGTAAATGTGCTTGCAGGAAATTTACGCTCAGTTGTTAACGTTCTAAATGCGATTAAAGATTCAAAAAGCGAAGCTTAA
- the tsaD gene encoding tRNA (adenosine(37)-N6)-threonylcarbamoyltransferase complex transferase subunit TsaD, with protein sequence MKILAIETSCDETSVALVEFKNSKINVLAEKTASQIDIHKKYGGVVPEVAGRKHAEFILPTVKEVLGGQPKPDVIVSANGPGLITGLIIGVETAKMLSILLKIPIVSTNHMEGHIYSALLEEKDLDAIKFPALALIASGGHSELIIMKDNLSYEKIGKTRDDAAGECFDKVGTLLGFEYPGGPKVSKSALKGDPTAIDLPRPMIKSDNFDFSFAGLKTASLYYLQKNKRVNKADFAASFEQAVVDVLVSKTMRAAIKYKPKTIILAGGVSANQKLRDTLKKEIETNFPKTKFLLPPQEYTTDNAVMVAVAGYFKAKNKQYTPWKKLKAEPNWELGE encoded by the coding sequence ATGAAAATTTTAGCAATAGAAACATCTTGCGATGAAACATCAGTCGCTTTGGTTGAGTTTAAAAACTCAAAAATAAATGTGCTTGCAGAAAAAACTGCAAGCCAGATTGATATACACAAAAAATATGGTGGAGTTGTGCCAGAGGTTGCAGGTCGCAAACATGCTGAATTTATTTTACCAACCGTAAAAGAAGTTTTAGGCGGGCAACCAAAACCAGATGTAATAGTTTCTGCAAATGGCCCAGGGCTTATTACAGGACTTATCATTGGGGTAGAAACCGCAAAAATGCTTTCTATACTTTTAAAAATTCCAATAGTTTCTACAAACCATATGGAAGGTCATATTTATTCTGCACTTTTGGAGGAAAAAGATTTGGATGCAATCAAATTCCCTGCACTTGCACTAATAGCTTCTGGTGGGCATTCTGAATTGATAATTATGAAGGACAATCTGTCTTATGAAAAAATTGGTAAAACTCGTGACGACGCTGCAGGAGAATGTTTTGATAAGGTTGGAACACTTCTAGGTTTTGAATATCCAGGTGGCCCAAAGGTCTCTAAATCAGCTTTAAAAGGAGATCCGACAGCGATAGACCTACCAAGACCAATGATAAAAAGTGATAACTTTGATTTTAGTTTTGCAGGACTCAAGACTGCATCTTTATATTATTTGCAAAAAAATAAAAGAGTAAATAAAGCAGATTTTGCTGCAAGTTTTGAGCAGGCTGTGGTAGATGTGCTAGTTTCCAAAACAATGCGTGCAGCTATAAAATACAAACCAAAAACTATTATTTTGGCAGGTGGAGTGAGTGCAAACCAAAAACTTAGAGATACTTTAAAAAAAGAAATAGAAACAAATTTTCCAAAAACAAAATTCCTACTTCCACCACAAGAATACACCACCGACAATGCCGTAATGGTCGCAGTCGCAGGATATTTTAAAGCAAAAAACAAACAATATACTCCTTGGAAAAAACTGAAAGCTGAACCAAATTGGGAATTGGGAGAATAG
- the dnaE gene encoding DNA polymerase III subunit alpha, with protein MSDFVHLHTHTHYSLLNGLPKVKELVKIAKERGFKTISLTDYGSLYGAIEFYKTCKKEGIKPIIGFEAYIAETKMDEEDENAPYQMILLAENYEGYRNLMVLSSKGHLDGFKNDKPRIDKELLRKYSKGIIALSGPIEGEVPQFLKRGKTEQAEKSALEYNEIFGQDNFYLELQDHPAIEGQVKVNTQLIELSKKTGIPMVVTRDVHYMNPDEKDAQDILLCIGNGWRVDLPNRTDYRHVDRSYNSAEDIISRFRHVPEAIENTVKIADRVNLEIELDKWHFAPVDLPKGKTANEHLKDMAYKGFPGFYDELTDFLKERIEYELDIIKTKGYAPYFICVADYVNYAKRNGIVETTRGSAAGSLVSYILGITTVDPIRFKIPFERFLNPFRPSAPDVDTDFADDRRGEMIEYVTEKYGKDKVAQIITFGTMAARASVRDVGRALGLSYSFCDQVAKLIPTGAQGFPMTIQRALDEEPELKSLYDTNDDVERLLNLAQQVEGCARHTSIHAAGVVISPTPLTDFSPVQRETGGDRIITQYEMKSVESAGVLKNDFLGIRNLSILGNAVKIVEKTVGDKVDIYNLPLEDVNVFKMLARGETMGVFQLSGSGMTRWLKELKPTNIDDIMAMVALYRPGPMEFIPEYIKRKHNPETIDYPHPDLEEILEKSLGLLIYQDDVMLTAIKLAGYDWLEADKFRKAMGKKIPELMVEQGNQFKAGCIKNNISEDVVEDLWNRIKPFAAYGFNKAHAASYGMVAYQTAYMKSHYPVQFMTAILQAEFGDAEKVAAIVYECERMGIKVLPPDINESFRNFAMVSKHGEPGRIRFGLNAIKGLGQHISEVVYREKKDNGPYKTLEEFLERITDKDLNKKSLDALSRSGAMDCFGYDRGVLLVNMESMLFFTREHREKEVRNQDSLFLNTKIDIGTKVPMKSAEPVTEEQLLDWEKSLLGVYISSHPFKYFQKELGGGLESVSSIEEADRDKTILIGGVIGGFKKLITKKGSQMLFASVQDPSGSIELLVFPKTYEKTRDLWVENAVVLIKGKTPRESGDNKLFVESMILINKENFRNAYKEIAYGIKSSGFDIQEKKQKWIKVFLTMDEAKEKGAELKKLFRKKGGEYTVYVQIGTQTIKFLYITVDDDTKNKLKELVGENRIQISK; from the coding sequence ATGTCAGATTTTGTACACCTTCATACTCATACTCATTATTCACTTTTGAATGGGTTGCCAAAAGTAAAAGAACTTGTAAAAATCGCCAAAGAGCGTGGTTTTAAGACTATTTCACTTACAGATTATGGCTCTCTTTATGGTGCCATAGAATTTTATAAAACTTGTAAAAAAGAAGGTATAAAGCCAATTATTGGGTTTGAAGCATATATTGCAGAGACAAAAATGGACGAGGAGGATGAAAATGCTCCGTACCAAATGATATTGCTCGCAGAAAATTATGAGGGTTATAGAAATTTGATGGTGCTTTCGTCTAAAGGTCATTTGGATGGTTTCAAAAATGATAAACCAAGGATAGATAAAGAATTATTAAGAAAATATAGTAAGGGGATTATAGCTCTGTCAGGACCAATTGAGGGTGAAGTTCCGCAATTTTTAAAAAGAGGAAAAACAGAACAAGCAGAAAAATCTGCTTTGGAGTATAATGAAATTTTTGGGCAAGATAATTTTTATTTAGAATTACAAGATCATCCGGCAATAGAAGGTCAGGTAAAAGTAAACACACAACTTATTGAGCTTTCCAAAAAAACCGGAATTCCAATGGTGGTAACGCGTGATGTGCACTATATGAATCCAGATGAAAAAGATGCACAAGATATTTTACTTTGTATTGGAAATGGTTGGCGAGTAGATTTGCCAAACCGTACAGACTATAGACATGTGGACAGATCTTATAATTCTGCGGAAGATATAATTTCACGCTTCCGACATGTGCCAGAAGCAATTGAAAATACTGTAAAAATTGCAGATAGAGTAAACTTGGAAATTGAACTAGATAAGTGGCATTTTGCGCCAGTAGATCTACCAAAAGGAAAAACAGCAAATGAACATTTGAAAGATATGGCCTACAAAGGTTTTCCTGGTTTTTATGACGAGCTTACAGATTTTTTAAAAGAGAGGATTGAGTATGAATTGGATATCATAAAAACAAAAGGTTATGCACCTTATTTTATTTGTGTTGCAGATTATGTAAATTACGCAAAAAGAAATGGAATTGTAGAGACTACTCGTGGATCTGCTGCTGGTTCACTTGTCTCTTATATTTTGGGGATTACAACTGTAGATCCAATTCGGTTCAAAATTCCATTTGAGCGTTTTTTAAATCCATTTCGTCCTAGTGCTCCCGATGTTGATACGGACTTTGCCGATGATAGGCGTGGAGAGATGATTGAATATGTGACAGAAAAATATGGTAAGGATAAAGTTGCACAGATTATAACTTTTGGAACAATGGCAGCTCGCGCTAGTGTGCGAGATGTTGGTCGTGCGCTTGGGCTTTCTTATTCTTTTTGTGATCAAGTTGCAAAACTAATTCCAACGGGCGCCCAAGGGTTTCCAATGACAATTCAGAGAGCTTTGGACGAGGAGCCAGAGTTGAAAAGTTTGTATGATACAAATGATGATGTGGAAAGACTTTTGAATTTGGCACAACAAGTAGAAGGTTGCGCGCGTCATACCTCTATTCATGCAGCTGGAGTTGTAATCTCACCAACTCCACTTACTGACTTTTCACCAGTTCAGCGTGAGACTGGTGGGGATAGGATTATTACACAATATGAGATGAAATCTGTGGAATCTGCTGGAGTTTTGAAAAATGATTTTCTGGGAATTCGTAATCTTTCTATTTTGGGAAATGCTGTGAAAATTGTAGAAAAAACAGTTGGTGATAAAGTAGATATTTATAATTTACCACTGGAAGATGTAAATGTTTTTAAAATGCTTGCGCGTGGAGAAACAATGGGAGTTTTCCAACTTTCTGGTTCTGGTATGACTCGCTGGCTCAAAGAATTGAAACCTACGAATATAGACGATATTATGGCGATGGTAGCACTTTATCGTCCTGGTCCTATGGAATTTATTCCAGAATATATCAAGAGAAAACACAATCCAGAAACAATAGATTATCCACATCCAGATTTGGAGGAGATTTTGGAAAAATCTTTAGGACTTCTTATTTATCAGGATGATGTGATGCTTACGGCTATAAAATTGGCTGGTTATGATTGGTTGGAAGCTGATAAATTTCGAAAAGCAATGGGAAAGAAAATCCCAGAGCTTATGGTTGAACAGGGAAATCAGTTTAAGGCAGGTTGTATTAAAAATAACATTTCAGAAGATGTTGTAGAGGATTTGTGGAATCGTATTAAACCTTTTGCGGCGTATGGATTTAATAAAGCGCACGCAGCGAGTTATGGAATGGTTGCATACCAGACAGCTTATATGAAATCGCATTATCCTGTTCAATTTATGACGGCTATTTTGCAGGCTGAATTTGGTGATGCAGAAAAAGTTGCAGCAATTGTATATGAATGTGAAAGAATGGGAATAAAGGTTTTACCACCAGATATAAATGAAAGTTTTAGAAACTTTGCGATGGTTTCAAAACACGGTGAACCTGGTAGAATTCGTTTTGGTTTGAATGCTATCAAAGGTTTGGGTCAGCATATTTCTGAAGTTGTTTATAGAGAAAAAAAAGACAATGGACCGTATAAAACTTTGGAAGAATTTTTGGAAAGAATTACAGATAAGGATTTAAATAAAAAATCTTTGGACGCGCTAAGTCGTTCTGGAGCTATGGATTGTTTTGGATATGATAGAGGAGTTCTTCTTGTAAATATGGAAAGCATGTTGTTTTTTACTCGTGAACATAGAGAAAAAGAAGTGCGAAATCAGGATTCTTTGTTTTTGAATACAAAAATTGATATCGGTACAAAAGTTCCAATGAAATCAGCCGAGCCTGTGACAGAAGAGCAGTTGTTGGATTGGGAAAAAAGTCTGCTTGGGGTTTATATTTCTTCTCATCCTTTTAAATATTTTCAAAAAGAATTAGGAGGAGGATTGGAATCGGTAAGTTCTATAGAAGAAGCGGATAGAGATAAGACGATTTTGATTGGTGGAGTGATTGGTGGTTTCAAAAAGTTGATTACAAAAAAAGGAAGTCAGATGCTTTTTGCAAGTGTTCAAGATCCAAGTGGTTCTATTGAGCTTTTGGTTTTCCCAAAAACTTATGAAAAAACAAGAGACTTGTGGGTGGAAAATGCAGTGGTTTTGATAAAAGGAAAAACTCCACGCGAATCTGGGGACAATAAGTTGTTTGTAGAATCTATGATTTTAATAAACAAAGAAAATTTTCGCAATGCTTACAAAGAAATTGCATATGGAATAAAATCTAGTGGTTTTGATATTCAAGAAAAAAAGCAAAAATGGATAAAGGTTTTTCTAACAATGGACGAAGCAAAAGAAAAGGGCGCAGAGCTAAAAAAACTGTTTAGAAAAAAAGGTGGTGAATATACAGTTTATGTTCAAATTGGAACCCAAACAATTAAGTTTTTATATATTACAGTGGACGATGATACAAAAAATAAACTAAAAGAATTGGTCGGTGAGAATAGGATTCAGATTAGTAAATAA
- the pheT gene encoding phenylalanine--tRNA ligase subunit beta: protein MFISKEWLQDYVFLLESVSAEDLASKLTLSTVEVEGVEDKKFILDNIVVGEITKCSKHSDADKLKVCMVNVGGEEVLQIVCGGSNVKKGLKVVVAKSGSKVRWHGEGELVEIKDVKLRGVDSSGMICAADEIGLGELFPAKNEKEIMDVTSLNVAIGTPISEALKVGDVILDIDNKSLSNRPDLWGHYGMAREVAVLYKKQLSDYNPPEIPKIKENELNLKIKVKDINLCPRYMAVAVSGVSTIESPDWLKKRLVAIGVIPKNVLVDVTNYVMFDIGQPMHAFDADKLKNKEGEIEIYVKQAKGGEKAVFLDGEEREVNSGDLLITNKKNILALAGVIGGQSSAVSENTKNIVLESANFNASAIRKTSTKLNVRTESSSRFEKSVDPNLAEIALRRAVQLILEICPKSKVVSSVTDISKFKLNVGPIEFKKDFISKYAGFEIEEKSVVEILDSLGFEVKEKRNNFSVTIPTWRATKDVSIKEDLAEEVMRIYGYGAVEGKLPMFNIVPPVQSSLFKIKRILQDKMTLENGFTEVYNYSFVAPNSLKKLGLKTDKHIELDNPLAKDKPFLRRSLLTNLLENVEKNSHNEKSLALYEFGKTYILEESGARVQPNSGALLPRQDLLLSFALSEKDLDTPFYNVSSVLNSCLQELGVEYELQEGIKEGFEFIHPTRSAKVVVFGDVVGIIGEVHPAVQQKFGIPNRVAICELNLVKLLPFLREKEVSSSVSDYPAIERDIALVVEKSVLYKDLVEKMKNVDDLITSVELFDVFEGDKIGKTKKSMAYHIVYQSNTKTLKREDINSIHKELVKVLKKDFDADVRS from the coding sequence ATGTTTATAAGTAAGGAGTGGCTTCAAGATTATGTTTTTTTGCTAGAATCTGTGAGTGCAGAAGATTTGGCTAGTAAATTGACTTTGAGTACTGTTGAGGTTGAAGGTGTTGAGGATAAAAAATTTATTCTTGATAATATTGTGGTTGGTGAAATTACAAAATGTAGTAAACATTCAGACGCAGACAAGTTGAAAGTTTGTATGGTAAATGTTGGTGGAGAAGAAGTTTTGCAAATTGTATGTGGAGGTTCAAATGTAAAAAAAGGATTGAAGGTTGTTGTTGCAAAGTCTGGCTCAAAAGTGCGTTGGCACGGTGAAGGTGAGTTGGTAGAGATAAAAGATGTAAAATTGCGTGGAGTAGACTCAAGTGGAATGATTTGTGCAGCAGACGAAATTGGTTTGGGAGAATTATTTCCTGCCAAAAATGAAAAAGAAATAATGGATGTAACTTCTCTAAATGTTGCAATTGGAACTCCAATTTCAGAAGCTCTAAAAGTTGGAGATGTGATTTTGGACATTGATAACAAATCACTTTCAAATAGGCCAGATTTGTGGGGGCATTATGGAATGGCACGGGAAGTTGCAGTTTTGTACAAAAAACAACTTAGCGATTATAATCCGCCAGAAATTCCAAAAATAAAAGAAAATGAGTTGAATTTGAAAATAAAAGTAAAGGATATAAATTTGTGTCCACGCTATATGGCTGTGGCAGTAAGCGGTGTTTCCACTATTGAATCTCCAGATTGGCTAAAGAAGAGATTAGTCGCAATTGGTGTGATACCAAAAAATGTTTTGGTAGATGTTACAAATTATGTAATGTTTGATATTGGTCAGCCAATGCACGCTTTCGATGCAGATAAACTGAAAAATAAAGAAGGTGAAATAGAAATTTATGTAAAGCAGGCTAAAGGTGGTGAAAAAGCTGTGTTTTTGGATGGAGAAGAAAGAGAGGTAAATAGTGGGGATTTATTGATAACAAACAAGAAAAATATTTTGGCTTTGGCTGGTGTGATAGGAGGACAGAGTAGTGCTGTTAGTGAAAATACAAAAAATATAGTTTTAGAATCTGCAAATTTTAATGCTAGTGCAATTCGTAAAACTAGCACAAAATTAAATGTAAGAACAGAATCATCTTCTAGATTTGAAAAGAGTGTGGATCCAAATTTGGCAGAAATTGCCTTGCGCAGAGCTGTTCAGCTTATATTAGAAATATGTCCAAAATCAAAAGTTGTAAGTTCGGTCACAGACATTTCAAAGTTCAAATTAAATGTTGGTCCAATTGAATTTAAAAAAGATTTTATAAGTAAATATGCTGGTTTTGAAATTGAGGAGAAGTCTGTTGTGGAAATTTTAGATAGTTTGGGTTTTGAAGTAAAAGAAAAGCGTAATAATTTTTCCGTTACAATTCCTACTTGGCGCGCTACAAAAGATGTTTCAATAAAAGAAGATTTGGCAGAAGAAGTGATGAGAATTTATGGTTATGGTGCGGTAGAAGGAAAATTGCCAATGTTTAATATTGTTCCACCTGTTCAAAGTAGTTTATTTAAAATAAAAAGAATTTTACAAGATAAAATGACTTTGGAAAATGGTTTTACAGAAGTTTATAATTATTCTTTTGTTGCTCCAAATTCATTGAAAAAGTTGGGATTGAAAACAGATAAACATATAGAATTGGATAACCCACTTGCAAAAGATAAACCGTTTTTGCGAAGAAGTTTACTTACAAACTTGCTAGAAAATGTTGAGAAAAACTCTCACAATGAAAAAAGTTTGGCGTTGTATGAATTTGGGAAAACTTATATTTTGGAAGAGTCTGGCGCGCGAGTTCAACCAAACAGTGGAGCGCTTTTACCAAGGCAAGATTTACTTTTGAGCTTTGCTCTATCTGAAAAAGATTTAGATACTCCTTTTTACAATGTTTCCAGTGTTCTAAATAGTTGTTTGCAAGAATTGGGGGTTGAGTATGAATTGCAAGAAGGTATAAAAGAAGGGTTTGAATTTATACACCCAACCAGATCTGCAAAAGTTGTAGTATTTGGGGATGTAGTTGGAATAATTGGCGAGGTTCACCCAGCTGTACAGCAAAAATTTGGAATTCCAAATAGGGTGGCTATTTGTGAATTGAATTTGGTAAAGCTGTTACCATTTTTGCGCGAAAAAGAAGTTTCCAGCTCTGTTTCAGATTATCCGGCAATAGAACGAGATATTGCTTTGGTGGTAGAAAAAAGTGTTTTATACAAAGATTTGGTAGAAAAGATGAAAAATGTAGATGATTTAATAACTTCAGTTGAACTTTTTGATGTTTTTGAGGGGGATAAAATAGGAAAGACAAAAAAGAGTATGGCATATCACATTGTGTATCAATCAAATACAAAAACATTAAAAAGAGAAGATATAAATAGTATTCACAAAGAATTAGTAAAAGTTCTAAAAAAAGATTTTGATGCTGATGTGAGAAGTTAG
- the pheS gene encoding phenylalanine--tRNA ligase subunit alpha produces the protein MKKVLESLKEKFISKIKSIKDKESLKEFEINFFGRKAGEFTNLMKKMKDMELVERKEFGQLANLAKKELMEIFVEKKDELQKLQMDKVAEKERIDVTQPFLGKKRKGHLNPNTIVQKSLEDLFISMGFMVLDGPELESEYYNFEALNVPADHPARDMQDTFYIKDNLNWVMRTQTSSVQVRAMQKYGAPLRMIAPGICFRNEATDARHEHSFYQLEGLVVGKDINFSNLKGTLEVVAKHLYGDETQVRLRPKFYPFVEPGVNGEVSCFLCKGEGCRVCKKTGWLEVFGAGMVHPNVLKAGGIDPEVYSGFAFGFGLYRLVMLKYMIEDVRAFSSGNLKFLKQF, from the coding sequence ATGAAAAAAGTTTTAGAAAGTTTGAAAGAGAAATTTATAAGTAAAATTAAGTCTATAAAAGACAAAGAATCTCTAAAAGAATTTGAGATTAATTTTTTTGGTAGAAAAGCTGGGGAATTTACAAACTTAATGAAAAAGATGAAAGATATGGAACTGGTTGAGAGAAAAGAATTTGGACAATTGGCAAATTTGGCAAAAAAAGAATTGATGGAAATATTTGTAGAAAAAAAAGATGAACTTCAAAAATTACAAATGGATAAAGTCGCAGAAAAAGAAAGAATAGATGTGACGCAACCATTTTTAGGAAAAAAGAGAAAAGGTCATTTGAATCCAAATACTATAGTTCAGAAAAGTTTGGAAGATCTTTTTATCTCTATGGGTTTTATGGTTTTGGATGGTCCAGAATTGGAAAGTGAATATTATAATTTTGAAGCATTGAATGTTCCAGCAGATCACCCAGCGAGAGATATGCAGGATACTTTTTATATAAAAGACAATTTAAATTGGGTAATGCGAACACAAACTTCTTCTGTGCAGGTTCGCGCAATGCAAAAATATGGAGCACCACTTCGTATGATTGCTCCTGGGATTTGTTTTAGAAACGAGGCAACAGACGCAAGACACGAACACAGTTTTTATCAGCTAGAAGGTTTGGTTGTAGGTAAAGACATAAATTTTAGCAATTTAAAAGGAACTTTGGAGGTTGTTGCAAAACATTTGTATGGAGATGAAACTCAGGTTAGGCTTCGTCCAAAATTTTATCCTTTTGTGGAGCCGGGTGTAAATGGGGAGGTGAGTTGTTTTTTGTGTAAAGGAGAGGGTTGTAGGGTTTGTAAAAAAACTGGCTGGCTAGAGGTTTTTGGGGCTGGAATGGTTCATCCAAATGTACTCAAAGCTGGCGGAATAGACCCAGAAGTTTACAGTGGTTTTGCATTTGGTTTTGGACTTTATAGACTTGTAATGCTCAAATATATGATAGAAGATGTCCGTGCGTTTTCTTCTGGAAATTTGAAATTTTTAAAGCAATTTTAA
- the rseP gene encoding RIP metalloprotease RseP → MFTLVVFILILGLLVFVHEFGHFIAARLTGMKVYEFAIGYPPRMFGVYKDPKTGKFVWVWRRGKKSKKPVDDIPDLRQEFPSTLYSLHLLPLGGFCNIKGENGENSNDTDSFGHQKIWKRFVVLLAGVVMNILLAAVLFSVGFIVGLPADISGLDDDKIIIVDQPQVIVQMVEKNSPADKAGLMFGDKIVSLYGIEINSSNELIDAIQTYEEGVIDMKVDRSGQEVSLEVVPELKDDGKKQIGIMMADAAIVRYPWYIAIYKGFVASGIALVNIFVAFGILIGNLVVGKGLAFEVSGPVGIAVVLGQSARLGISYLINATAMISLSLAAINILPIPALDGGRILFLGIEKIIRKPVPVKYEQIAHTIGFALLMVLIIVVTGRDILNFF, encoded by the coding sequence ATGTTCACATTGGTTGTATTTATTCTGATTTTAGGATTGCTAGTTTTTGTTCACGAATTTGGACATTTTATAGCTGCTCGACTTACTGGGATGAAAGTTTATGAATTTGCGATAGGCTATCCGCCTAGAATGTTTGGAGTTTATAAAGATCCAAAAACTGGAAAATTTGTTTGGGTTTGGAGAAGAGGAAAAAAAAGTAAAAAACCTGTGGATGATATTCCAGATTTGCGTCAGGAATTTCCTTCAACTTTGTATTCTTTACATCTTTTGCCACTTGGTGGATTTTGCAATATAAAAGGTGAAAATGGTGAAAATTCAAATGATACAGATAGTTTTGGTCATCAAAAAATATGGAAAAGATTTGTGGTTTTACTAGCTGGAGTTGTTATGAATATACTTTTGGCGGCTGTACTTTTTTCTGTAGGTTTTATAGTTGGTTTGCCAGCAGATATTTCTGGCTTAGATGATGACAAGATTATCATAGTCGATCAACCTCAAGTAATAGTTCAAATGGTAGAAAAAAATTCTCCAGCAGATAAAGCAGGTTTAATGTTTGGTGACAAAATTGTATCTTTGTATGGAATAGAAATCAATTCTTCAAATGAGTTGATTGATGCTATACAAACTTATGAAGAGGGTGTAATTGATATGAAAGTTGATAGATCTGGACAAGAAGTTTCGCTTGAGGTAGTGCCAGAGTTAAAAGACGACGGAAAAAAACAAATTGGAATAATGATGGCAGATGCTGCAATAGTTCGTTACCCATGGTACATTGCAATTTACAAAGGGTTTGTAGCTAGTGGAATTGCTTTGGTAAATATATTTGTAGCGTTTGGTATTTTAATAGGAAATTTGGTTGTTGGTAAAGGATTGGCTTTTGAAGTTTCTGGACCTGTGGGAATTGCGGTTGTTTTGGGTCAAAGTGCCAGACTTGGAATTAGTTATTTAATAAATGCGACTGCAATGATTTCGCTTAGTTTGGCGGCAATAAATATTTTACCAATTCCAGCTTTGGATGGTGGTAGAATATTATTTTTGGGAATAGAGAAAATAATTCGCAAGCCGGTTCCAGTGAAATATGAACAAATCGCACACACAATTGGTTTTGCACTTTTGATGGTTTTGATAATTGTGGTGACAGGAAGGGATATTTTAAATTTTTTCTAA